GGATGGTTGGAGAATGTTAAATGGATGTTAATCGCAGTGATAAAAAATAAGAGGTTTACACTGAAAACTGGCAATTACGTGTTCGCATTGATAATAGATATGTTATTAGGAATATTTATATTGCAATTGTTGTTGCACTATTTGGAGCATACATTCCCATCTCAAATTCTTTTGAATAATGCAGAGGCAAGTTCGAAAAGTTAACTGtagctgtgtgtgtgtgtgtgtgtaacaaTAGAACACATCGTTGATCGATATGTTGAACTCTGTGTATCGAATTTCTTACAGAAAGTTGTCACGCTACTTAAAGATTTAATTAACTGGTTGATGGGCGCACCGGCTGGATTAAAGTTAAATCATGCCCTGAATAATATGcttggaaaattttttctctatcATATACACTTATGGTGGACATTCCTGATATTTATGAAACCTTTAATGGATTTTGCTTTCAAAGTGTTAGTACTACTTGGAAGATTGGGGGTTACATTTCAAATAGCGATAGCTGCGGACCTTCTAGCTCTTGTCAGCTTTCATGCATATTGCATTTATGTGTATGCGACAAGGTAATCAAATACAGTATATACAGCAATTAAGAGATATTCGAGTGGACGATTAACTATGTGGGTTTTTGCGTGTTAGGCTCTTCAACATTGAATTAAAGGGCATCACAGGATTAGTCCGATTATTTTTAGGTAAGAAAAAGAATCCGCTACGAGAGAGAGTAGACTCCTGTCAGTATCAGCCGGATCAATTGTTCGTCGGTACACTGTTGTTCACGATACTTTTGTTCCTTATGCCAACGACGTGGGTGTAttatgcagttttcactacGGTACATAAACGAGATACCTAACATTTCAACTCGATCATCGATAGCCTATGCCTATACGTATATAACGATTGATTACACAGCTCAGGTTAGCATTGATCGGGTTCGGAGGTTTCCTAACTAGACTGAAATTTTATCTTCAAGTTATGCCAgtatacacattttttaaatggttTCTGCAGTCCTATAGTACGCGCAGTAAGTGAAACAATTTATATAGACTGGCCTGTCGCGTTGCTCTATTTTAGTAACAATTCTTTCCGTTCAAGGTATCgtcaatattaaattacattcTCATCGTGCTGATGGACCAATTATATTAACGATGACGATGGTCACAGCACCATGGCAGCACACATGGAACAAATGTATGCCAGATACGATCGAGCAACATCCACCCATCGAATGGAATAAGATTGTAAACAATATATTATGGGGTGAACTGTTATACCCTTTGTAATtatgtatttacaatttttataatacaataaacATGCCtttctatatatatgtatagtgtacTAAACGTATATTTTCTATACAGTTTTCATATATTCGATTCTAGATTTTTCCTGTTGTTTCTTGATACCGTAAAGAAACTCTCGCACTTCTGGATCCATACTAGTAGTCATTTTCTCGTCGATATCATTCTCCTCTCGAAGTATTAAGAAATAACCGAGGAAAATAGCTAAACTTATCGATATAATTATTCCTTGGTATTGCGGCttgtcgaacgtcaaaccattcgcAGGCCATGTGGCTGCTTTAGATGTTGAGTATTTGATGGGTTTGTTAAGTTCAtcttcgtcgtcgttgtcgtttaTGTTATTGGTATTACGTTTGGAGCTGCTACCCAAATTAGACATCGCGCATCTAACAAAATATTTAGTCAATTCTCCAATGACGtaacaaaaataatataatacatatcGTATTTGTCAGAATATATCCGTGGTTgagatattgccgtttcaagttttcatcactaatgctttgacatacgTAGGACATTGCGGTTGGATTGATTGCATTATTTtccgagcctttcgaatttgcttCCACGAGTTTCTtgtctggtaaatacgtaaatcctatgctATAAAGCTTAAATTAATGCGTGAACTcgaatttcttgaaattgtgacatgcggcgttttccttgcaaccacagatatacatatacttgtcgcaattttttcaaaatcttttttgcatgtcatttggtaaatcaattcttctctaaagttatactgttttaaattttcaagtgcgttcaaatactttcgtgagtcAGAGTGTAAATATgtgtttattaaatttaaaaacaaaatactTATTGCGGCTCATATAACTTGAACGATATCAAATTTGATGAAACATCGAATCGTTACGCATTTCAGTAAATGTACCTTTTTATCAGCGACGTAACACATTTAGGCCGTAATGCAGcttcaattatttttatacgtaacattttttaaataatgtgagTTTATTTACACTGATTTTTACAGTCTCGCGACGTTGCGCGACGTATACCCACGTATACTCTGGTATACTCGCAATGATGAAAAACTGTCTGCTCTCACGTAATATAAACATGTCTATGTATATagtctgtatactgtatacatctatttaaatctatatatatatatatatatatatatatatatatatatatatatataagtatactTAATTCTATTTTGcgataaattatttttacaattaaatAACAGCCGTATCGCGTCTATGcttttttataaacaaaaaattcattttgatcCTGGTCTGAAAGCTGTTGCTGTTATTCTTGTTTCTTCTGTATCACAGGTGATCACGCAGGTTCGAGAGCATGCACATGTACTTGCGGCGATAATCAATTTTAGAAGTGGATAAAAATTCTGTATATTTTCTTATGCATGTTATTCGATTCTTACGAAATAACAGCTTGAAAAATTTTACCGAAACGCAGCAAACTGCTCGTCATTCGGTTCTTACTTACACacgaaagaaataattgaaacgTGCATGCGATGGGATCTGATGGCACGTCAGAAGTTGAGGTTAAAAATCCAAAGTTACGAAAAAGGAATAAGAAAAAAGATAAATTGGAAGGTGACTATCTAGCGAATTTTCGTTTATAATTAATCATTTTCGATCTCATGTGTTGCGCGAATGACATAAACGctatctcgaactgtttgtcaAATTAGATCTCGGTAACGTTATGTTTAATACTCGATcttaaaaaacagaaaaaaagatCTTCCGGTTAATATTTTATGGAATGAAGAAATGAAATTCTGTTTCAGATGCATCAGACAACAATGTCGACCACCAAATACAACAAGAAAGTAACGAGCAGAAAGTAATAcagagaagaagaaggaaaagaaAACAAAAGTCAAATAGCAGCCATAACGGCACCAATAACGAGGAAAATGATGGGGAAGAAAATCATTTTGTTGCTGCGCAAACAAATAAGAATGAACAGGAATCGAACGACGAAGTAGTCTTCCCTAAAAAACATCAGAGATCGGCGTAAAGTGTTTTCTTGTCTATATTGTCGTGGTTCGAGGCTTCGAGCTGCTGGAATTTTCCTGTAATCTCTTTTATTTCAGTGGTGTTACGAATGTGGAGAGCGATCCAGATAATATAGAAGCCGTGGAAAGCGAAGTAAAGAAGCCGAAGCAACCTTCGAAGAGGCAGTTGAAAAGGGAAAAGGCtgagaagaaagaaaatgaaaagagaGAGGCTCATAGACTGGATGCTATGAAGAAGGGACTGACATATGTTTCGAAGGTCTTATAATAAATTCTAAACGTCACACACGAATCCAGGACTATATTTTTTTGATCGGTATTTCGATCTTTTTCAGTGGAAACATGCGAGAAGCGAATGGAAATTCGAGAAGCTCAGACAAATATGGTTAATAGATAACTTGCTAGATGAAACTTGCATTCCAGATGACATATTCCCTACAGTTTTAGAATATTTCGAGGGTTGTAAAGGAATGGCAAGGGAACAGCTTCTAAAAAAGGGAATGGACGTTATAAAGAAAATAGAGGAGAACGAGGAGAACAAAGATGAAATGGAGACTGTTGCTTATCAAAGGGCGAGACAGCTTTTACAAGCTTTACCCACCGAAACATAATTAGCTCGGAGAGAACATACTAAAAAGAAGTGTCAGATCATTTTTTGTACTTTGCATTCATTAATGATCATTAGATGTACTAGCAAAATTAAATGTTGAATGTTACATTTCCGAATCATTTTTAATCGTATCATGTGTATAAATTTGTAGTTGTTCTTTTTATCTCTCGCCGTGCGATATATGACATCATCTTACCATTTGAAACTCATAAATTTTGTTGTACATGTATAGTACTGTGTAttaagtatttgtaaataataaaatttatcagTTTATTACATgtacaagattttatttaacaatttcaATAGTTTCCTATAAATGATAACAGTTTTATAAAGTTAAAGGCTACGCACACTGTTGAAAAGTTCCGCTTTGTACTCTTTTTAACAGGGAAATATCCTTGTACATAGAATTATACAAGCATCTCGTTAACTACAAGATATTTCAATCGCGATcataattaaaattacattacTCCGTATACTTCTCTACAAATTGTTTAAGCTTATCTACATCTTGAAGACCAACGATTCGATCTAAAACCTTTCCATCCTTCATAGCGATTAATACTGGTACAGAGCCAACCTGTGTACAAATAGAAATCTTTGCGATATACATCTATACACAGATATTATCAAAACGGTATGTATTTCACATTTGTTAAATTTGAGTCAAGGAGGTAGAGAGATAAGCTCGTTTTCAGGACTGCGAGGGTTCGGGATGCTCGTTCTCGCTTCTCGATAATGATCAAAGATGTGGATGCAAATTATGtcctgtaaacgtaaaaataggacttttcagggcgatcgtcgcctagattgatcttttttaTCCAGtgctttcgactactgaaaaactcgcatctttacattatcgagaaatgagaaagcgcatcccACAGCCTTGAAATTCTGGAaagaacgagtctaccccctatTAAAGACTTTACGCATCGCATTGTTTACCCTTCAAACCGCGAATACTAACCTCGTAGTCCAAAGCCAAGTCGCTGTTCTCGTCGATATCAACTTTCGCTAACAAAACTTTTCCCTGTTTCTCAGCGATGACTGATTCTATGCGTGGTGTGAGCATACGACACGGATTGCACCATCTGCAACAACGGTTGCACAAATTAGAGGTTATCTTCTATACAGAAATAAGCTGACGACAAGGACAAAGATGTTGAGACGTACGTCGCGAAAAAGTCAATGATCACGGGAACCTTTGATTTCTTCACCCGATCGTCAAAATCTTTTGGATCTTGAACTTTAAAAGCTGTCGTATCTGTTTGTGCTTGAGCCGGGGCGTTTGCAAAAGCTCTGTTTCCCAAAACGTTACGGACAGTCCTAACTCCGACACGCAACATGGTTTCGTGGTAACGACGACGATTAATATCTGAGAGAGAGAACGAACTGACAATAAGGTCGTTAATACAAATTGTATTCCTAAAACGCAGTAAGTACACAATGCTTCTTTCACGATCACACAGCGGATCACAACGGATAAAATACTCGTCGGTGGTTGCGTCAATAAGGGGTGGCAGCACCAACACCAACGCGTCACCAGAGAGAATACGCTTTTCCAAATTTTCCAATCGGAGAAGATCAGctcgaaaatattttcattgaatAAAGATTGCAGAAAATACACACGATTTTTGAAAATCTGCACTtaatcgtatgcatttttgtaaataattgatTCACGTTCAGCGGGAAACTTGAGAGATTCCAGGTGATGTAGCGAAAATTTGTTTACCGTCTTGAAGCATTTCACTATTAAATTTACGCTATTTATTGTTCTGTCAAGTTCtgaggaaaataaatgtttaatcgAGCTCTGTTCAGCTCTGTTCAACTATATTTATTGTACTGATTTTATAGATCAGAGATATTCTATGGTTCTATCACACCGACTGTTGGTCAGTTGGTCTGTGTGTGCCAGTGACACCGACGAAGTGATGCCCCaccgacaccgacgagatataggaatagacctgacacccaatGCACCGACGAGATTGGTGGGTGTATACTGGAGAATCCTCTGTGtctgtattgtacaataaagataatttaaaatattggatattcattacagcagcgaatgattcgtgccggaattaactgattgcgtcttatgggggaaaagcggcacgaatcatttgctgctgtaatgaatatccaatatccattcattttgcatgaataaattatctttattctACAATACAGACACACAGAGGATTCTCCAGTATACacccaccaatttttttagcccttgaataacacaatttcattgaatatttaacagATCCACGGTCCACGTACGGTTTAACGTACGCTGcatggtgagtgtagcgcgcggcggGCGGGTTGGAGTTGGAAAGGAACGTAGGGATaaactttaaattaaatattataatttttaaaaaattaataatatagttaattataaaatttaatagaaaACATACATTCAGAAAACCTCTCCCACTGTGTCCCACTTTCGTTTTCGATTGTGCGACATTTGAACCTCGACGATGGTGTTGCAATCATTCGGACACGCGTCACGCATCGTGACACAGCTAAGGGCGACGTATTGTCTACGCCCGGAAACGCATTTGCGACACATTAAACGCATTATCGACCGAGCTACCGCAGGAACCTCTATGCTCGGCTACTAAAGACTTTGCCGCTCGTTTAATTATGTTGCTAAAGCGGCGGCGGCCGTGAAGCCAGTATTAACGTGAGAATTGTGACACTGGCTTCTATAGCTggcattttaattttattccttttcaaCTGGCGTTCAAATAAACAAAGGAACGACTTTAATCCACCTCGATCATCTTCGCAGAAATGGTCAGCGGTCTTATGTATGCTTTTCAGAACCATTTTCTGCATATTCTGTCGTCTTCCGTCGTTGCAATGTTACTGGAAACAgaataaaaatcatttattcCTGCGGTTTCATAAACAATGCTGGATCTTTTTGTGATTTAATAGACAGTAAAATTGATTCGaacttatatgtatatcatacaTATACCGAACATATATGCGTATACGTATAAAATGACTCCGCATCTGATTACCAGAAGATTACTCATAAACGGACCGATTTCATACTAATTGCTAGGATCTTACAATTAGAAATATAGGTATACATAAGGATGACTAATATCCGCGGTAGTGTATATGCGAGCCGTCCAAGTCGCAGAAGCAATGCGGCCGAGTATCAAGGCTGTTTTTCATTTCCGCGAGTATACTATCGCGTTTACTTTCCAGCAAATCAGCAGGAAATCGATTCTTCGCGATTCTCTATTCTTGCGGCTCGTAGAAATATTGAATACGTCGCTATCACGTGGCGATTGTCGGACGAATTAGTTTGTAGTATCGGCTGCTACCAGGTCGCGCACAACAATGCTGACCGTATCCCATTCCTTATCGTCTATTATTGGATTCGCGATTAATGATGTAACTCGATGACGAGTACGCGTTCAAGGTACACCGAGTGTTTTCGTCGGCCGAGTGTCGCTGTATGCTTGTATGCTGGCTTCATTGCTGAATTGAATCATTTGGGCGGCGAAACTCGCGCCTGCTGTCATTTACcaactacatacatacatatatatacatacatacataccctGCGCATCCTTTAACAGCTCCGAAACAAATTTCTGGAGCTCTCCAACTGGCATTCTAAACAAGTACACGCTGCTACACAAACCAGCGGACACCGTTTTCCCACAGAATCCTCGACTTTCTCCAAGTTCAATCGGAGCCTAATCGATCTCGATCTCGTTGTTCCAAATAAAGCTGAAAGGTTCAATTTTCGACTTGGCAAGTCGGAAATGTCATCATTGACATTTTGTGTCAGAAACGTGCTTTACTAGAAGAATAGTGTGTATCAAGAAGActatccacacacacacacacacacacacaaacgaCTCTCGATATGAATTGTAGGAATCAATGCCGTGTTTACCAGGGGATCGCttggtttaacaaaaaaattgggttgcattaaagaGAATAAAGTGCCGTTGCACCTGCCGGGTGCATCGGTGTATCCACGTGAAAAATAAGATGATAGGAGGTTGGAACGTGTTACGACTTACGAGATATGATTTTTTCCTCCATCATTTttgtgattattgcataattttgaaaaatctgtggtaCGCGGCTAAACagtttaatggaaccttcaatagcaagaggaattttcattgtgaattaACAAAAGTCACTCAATAACGTGATCTAATACATATAGTTAATAGTTtcacatttaagattgcaatgtaaaagaaaattcgtatgctttcttttggtacagcagaatgattgaaaatcctattacacACACATAATAGGCTTTTGGTAAGGTACTTATCCGaattcccagaatcacccttatactatgtataatgtatatgtaCCGGAAATTACAGACTCGCGAGGACAATGATTCATAGAGCCAATGTTTATTCTCGCCGGATTGTTCCATTTAATTCGAAGCTTGTGTGGGATAATCTACTTCGTTCAGCGACAATTATAGTCGAAGAAATGATAGATCCTTTAACCAGCAGTGTTTGTTTTCCAATTGACTACCTCCTGTTCTTCCTCGGCGTTGTTACgtaaaaagaaaatacatacgTTAGGTAACTAACTGCCTGTCTCCATATGTATCGTGTATATCGTGTGACGCAGGACAATCCGTGAATTAGAGCAGGAGCACATGAGAAATTTTGCGAGTTGCTTTACGCTGGTGAAAATGATCGTTGCTCCGATCGGCGGCAGCGTAATTAAATAAAGAGCTCTCTCGTAGATCGCGTGCGCGATCGTTCTCGCCTCTCGTTCGAAAGTAACAAACGAGGTTTGCCATAttgtgtatacgtacatactacatacatatgtatatatgtaagtGTACACACGTCGCGTCGACCGGAGATCGATCCTCTGATTTTCAACGTTCAATGATTCGATGCGCAAGCTCGTCTGGCTTCGTCAATTCCATTTCGACGTTACGCGAAACGAAAATCTGTTGCGCAAGCCGTTCCTGGTTCTACGACAGGGCTCACTTGCGAAAATAACAGATTTTCACCGTGGGAAAGCCGCAGTACGCGAGTAGGAACGCCCGAGGACGAGACAATCGTATTCTCCCTCCCCGAAAAACAATGTCACGagtcacgacgcgacgcgacagtcAGCGAGAACGCTCGTACTGCCATAACATACACAATATACACACGGGAATAATAATCGTTTCCTACATCGTCATTAATCTTCGGCTTTAAACAGGTCGTTGTCTTTTTCGAACCTGCTTGTTATTCtgttattctatttttaaatCGTTACAATGATTAACGaaagaaatatcaatttttatttcatccttATTTCTCGTGAAATGAACGCAGTGAACGCGCAGGCAGTTTTAGATCCGAGGAGAACAACGGAGTTAAAGCCGTATGTTATTTCACAGTCGCCCGAATAACGGACTTTTTGATTTTAAACGGATTACCGCGCGCGTAAGCTCCGAGGAGTCAGATGAAGCACTAGGAAGAGAAAAAGCTCGCGTCAAAACATCTTCAGCCATCGCCAGCTGTGATATCGACTATCCTCAAATATTCATAGGCATGTATTCATTCGTATGTATGTATTCACCGCGCAAAATAAACGGAACAAGATTAATCCTATAAGCGTTTAATTAATCCTGCTTTTAGAAATCGATCCGTGGTGGTCTGAAATTTAAAGTTTAGTCAAAAATATTGAACAGTGAGCGAAACCGGATGCAGAACAGCTAAACGCAATTTCGAGGTTAAAAATAAGCTCGAGTTAATACGCATATACTTCCTCTAAACTCACGATTTTGCGATCTACAGCGTATCGCTTCGGTGGTAATcacttaaaattttaaatagatGCAGGCTTTCGTAACGCGCGCTCTTCAAACGGAACGATCAAGTTGGTGATAATGGAAAACGAAAGTTCCTTTGCAGGTATCTGCGGTTTGTTCAACGTAAAAGCAAAGACAGCCTGCTGGATGAATTTCTCGAGAGCAATTAACCGATAAGTCGATCGGTTGCTCGTTCCGCACCTGTGTCCGCAAAAACGGTTGCTGAGATCGATGGAACGCATGATTGTCGGCGCTGAATCGGTACGATTAAAATGGATGGGATAGCGTAACGAATCATAAAGCGGGTATGAGTCGTGCCATTACCGCGCTCAACGCAGATACGTCGCTTTTGTCTTCAAGGTCCCGTGCGGCTACCCTGGTCTTCAGACCTTCCGTCGAGCCACAGATCCTAGAAACGATTCCAGCCGAGAACGCGTTCAAGAATTGCGTAAACGTTTGTTGTTTCCTTATACGTATGTACGAGCTTCTCCGATAAAAgcagtttctctctctctctctctctctctctctctcgtacaaGTACAAAGTGTTCTTTTTATATTGTAGACAGGATCGTCGGaggatttaatattcatacgcgGTTTTTGTGTCGAGGACTTTGCGCGAAAACCCTCGTATACTCGTCTTCGTCGAGCGAACGGACAAAGTTACATAATTAATGAACTGTGGGACCCCTGTGCGCCTGCAGCTGACCCCGATTGCCTAAAACATGGCACAGAGTACAAAAGTTGCATGGAGTTTAATGAGATTTTGATCTGTGCGTTGATAGTGGCAGTTGAGTGGGGTGATTCTCACCTTTGGAACCTGATTTGTTCAGATTAATGTGTTCTTGCTCCATTAGGTGTGTGCAACGGACGACAGGATattgaattgaatttgaatatttgaaacTTGGTTGGAAACTGTACACAATAgtagtggaaattgaaaaaacggGGACACTCTCGATCAAGGTTTCCCGAACGCGGAAGGAATGATAAAAGCTCCGAGTCCTTCTGACTTGGATTAAACAGCGAGGAAACCTCCAGGTGGAAATCGACGATTGTTCTTGTTCTCCGTCGAATAGAATCTGTCGTTGAATTGTCGCGATAGAGAAAGCCCcccagaaaaaaagaaaaaagaaaaaaaacagaacGGCATGGCATAGGGCATAGGGGTCGTGAATGGAGGGACGACTCGACCCGTAATCGCACGGAATAGAAAGGCCATGGGGTTTATACAGGGTTACCATGGCATAGTAGACAGGCCTATGGGGTGAGTAAATCATGAAGGGAGATGCCGTTGGTCGTTATGGtaaccgtcgtcgtcgtcgatctAGGATTTCATCTGGCCGGCGTCAACGCTGACTAGAATAGGTGGTGGTGACCCACTGCTCCCGAGAAATTTCAGTTCTAAGCTCTGCGAGTATTTCAAATGTATTTCGATCTTCTGTTCCCGTTCGCGCGTGAATGTCGCCCAATGCTGATTACCCGTGTTTTTTTTTATCTAACATTTAAACACGCTCCCGAAGACATAGAAGAAACGTGTTATCCTGTTTGCGCGGATCATCGCATGCGGAAGCTAGCGTGTTCATTTAATCCTCGCTTGTCTGTCCTTTGCAGGTTCTCACGATCCTTGAAAGTGCAACGCGAATAATTATTTCAGTCTCTGATCTGCTAACCATCTTCGAAGaaggtcttgtaatttttatcatttatcTTTCTTATTGTTGGATAGATTTTTGAACCGTTCGGTTTCGCTTCGAAAATAACTCGAATTCGGTGAATCTCTTCCGAGTTGCAGACAACGTTTTTTATTCAAAAGCGGAAGAGCTTTCGATTCCAACAGGCAGGGCCGCAGGTTTCCCAGGGGGATAAATAAAACAGATAGGAAAATTGTAGTTAGTCGAGAACGCGGTGGCAACTTCTAACAATAAACTAGCCAGCGCAGCGCAGCGATAATACAGGCACGTCCGTAAACGTTTAGCGTGTTAGCTCTCCGATTGGATCATTAGTACCGCTTCGGAGCCCAAAGTGACAGAGGATTCGAGGCTTCGAGCAGATTTTCACGCTCCGCCGGGGAACGCATTCTGTCTAATCAAATTGCACGACGTTTCACGGAACAGCAGCGTGTTCGTACGTGAAAAATATTCAGTGAACGCCCTGGCTTCTGAACCGAACCATCACCATCACCACCACCACGTTTCCTACGTACCCTTttccattatacagggtgtcccaaaattcgtgaaaatcccgaaagggggtggttcctgagaccatttcaagcgacattttcctttgaaaaaatgttatccgcggctttgtttaggagttattaacgaaatacacggaccaatcagagctcgacctagacgcgagttggcacagtagttatggcgcgccaactgtctattggccgactgtgccaactcgcgtctaggtcgcgctctgattggtccgtgtttttcgttaataactcctaaacaaagccgcggataacattttttcaaaggaaaatgttgcttgaaatggtctcaggaaccaccccctttcgggattttcacgaattttgggacaccctgtatatcgataACTGTGTGTAACCGGATTAAGTATCGTCCGGATTTCGACTGTCGCCGCTACGAAATCGAATAACGTTTTAATCTACCGTTCATCGATTCGGGCACCTCCCCGCGAGGAACTTTGCGGATCAAGTTCCGACATGGAAGCTGATGGAACCGTGTGATCGATGGGAGACGCGCTGCGCTGTAGTGTAGTATGTATCGTGCAATTATATCGAATCGCGTGTTAGAATCGGGACTCGTTACCTAGGTTATATGGCACGATAAATTAATGATACTTTCTCTGTTCTATGTACGAATCGTATAATATCGCAGACGTTTCTAATAAAGTCGATGTTATCGTTCTTAATAATGCAATTAATGCAATTTT
This genomic stretch from Lasioglossum baleicum chromosome 13, iyLasBale1, whole genome shotgun sequence harbors:
- the Pig-q gene encoding phosphatidylinositol glycan anchor biosynthesis class Q produces the protein MKSLLIFLPNKLCKEKPGYLFGKVLYDETTGAKKFYVIGISKIENLETIKCSTNIIGYYSGIEQKHGYTDKKYVNWIHTFLRSGALKEDNYDYGIKSITINNKKISTLNCHTVIIIYDQTALRETELFEQKSASGDHFYELMKIVQNKQVEGELQQKKGKLTYVKETLLVYHMFLYFYPVLLLNKITNKLLPIFKYSFLGLHIHGWLENVKWMLIAVIKNKRFTLKTGNYVFALIIDMLLGIFILQLLLHYLEHTFPSQILLNNAEKVVTLLKDLINWLMGAPAGLKLNHALNNMLGKFFLYHIHLWWTFLIFMKPLMDFAFKVLVLLGRLGVTFQIAIAADLLALVSFHAYCIYVYATRLFNIELKGITGLVRLFLGKKKNPLRERVDSCQYQPDQLFVGTLLFTILLFLMPTTWVYYAVFTTLRLALIGFGGFLTRLKFYLQVMPVYTFFKWFLQSYSTRSIVNIKLHSHRADGPIILTMTMVTAPWQHTWNKCMPDTIEQHPPIEWNKIVNNILWGELLYPFSSSSSLSFMLLVLRLELLPKLDIAHLTKYLVNSPMTRIASMLFYKQKIHFDPGLKAVAVILVSSVSQVITQLEKFYRNAANCSSFGSYLHTKEIIETCMRWDLMAHLDASDNNVDHQIQQESNEQKVIQRRRRKRKQKSNSSHNGTNNEENDGEENHFVAAQTNKNEQESNDEVVFPKKHQRSAGVTNVESDPDNIEAVESEVKKPKQPSKRQLKREKAEKKENEKREAHRLDAMKKGLTYVSKWKHARSEWKFEKLRQIWLIDNLLDETCIPDDIFPTVLEYFEGCKGMAREQLLKKGMDVIKKIEENEENKDEMETVAYQRARQLLQALPTET
- the LOC143215093 gene encoding uncharacterized protein LOC143215093, with product MLRIKIIEAALRPKCVTSLIKRCAMSNLGSSSKRNTNNINDNDDEDELNKPIKYSTSKAATWPANGLTFDKPQYQGIIISISLAIFLGYFLILREENDIDEKMTTSMDPEVREFLYGIKKQQEKSRIEYMKTV
- the LOC143215092 gene encoding thioredoxin, mitochondrial is translated as MLRVGVRTVRNVLGNRAFANAPAQAQTDTTAFKVQDPKDFDDRVKKSKVPVIIDFFATWCNPCRMLTPRIESVIAEKQGKVLLAKVDIDENSDLALDYEVGSVPVLIAMKDGKVLDRIVGLQDVDKLKQFVEKYTE